In one window of Halorubrum sp. BV1 DNA:
- a CDS encoding FAD-dependent oxidoreductase has translation MSENTDLIIVGGGISGASLLYTVAKFTDVDDVTLIEKEREIAAVNSHRTNNSQTLHFGDIETNYTLEKAEEVKEGAELLAGYLEGTDPDREMHSKRSKMVLGVGDEEVDKLEQRYRDEGFGDLFPKLREIGREEIAELEPKVVEGRDPGTELKALQTPDGYVVDYGAVAQSFVDDARAEDGVSVHLGTEVTNVDESGEGFTVETDDGDFAADAVVVAAGSHSLQFAKEMGYGEDMSLLPVAGSFFLAGDLLNGKVYTLQMKKLPFAAVHGDADVHDDGVTRFGPTAKVVPALERGEISTVSDFADVFGLNVSSVLSYANILADPILFPFVVRNLAYDIPALGKRAFLPHVQKVVPTVEADDIQRAKGYGGVRPQIVDTENKTLDMGEAKIEGDGILFNITPSPGASTALKNAMTDVQTVLDFFDGEYAFDEAAFRDATIENFPRLDDESDNVAGSQVDGSPADDDPIPAEADD, from the coding sequence ATGTCCGAGAACACTGACCTTATCATCGTCGGCGGGGGGATTAGCGGGGCGTCGCTTCTGTACACGGTGGCGAAGTTCACCGACGTCGACGACGTGACGCTGATCGAGAAGGAGCGGGAGATCGCGGCGGTCAACTCCCACCGGACGAACAACTCCCAGACGCTGCACTTCGGCGACATCGAGACGAACTACACCCTCGAAAAGGCCGAGGAGGTCAAAGAGGGCGCGGAGCTGCTCGCAGGCTACCTCGAAGGCACGGATCCGGACCGCGAGATGCACAGCAAGCGGAGCAAGATGGTGCTCGGCGTCGGCGACGAGGAGGTCGACAAGCTGGAACAGCGGTACCGCGACGAGGGGTTCGGCGACCTCTTCCCGAAGCTCCGCGAGATCGGTCGCGAGGAGATCGCGGAGTTAGAGCCGAAGGTCGTCGAGGGGCGCGACCCCGGAACCGAACTCAAGGCGCTCCAGACGCCGGACGGCTACGTCGTCGACTACGGCGCGGTCGCGCAGTCGTTCGTCGACGACGCCCGCGCGGAAGACGGCGTCTCCGTCCACCTCGGCACCGAGGTAACGAACGTCGACGAGAGCGGCGAGGGGTTCACCGTCGAGACCGACGACGGCGACTTCGCGGCCGACGCCGTCGTCGTCGCCGCCGGGTCTCACAGCCTCCAGTTCGCAAAGGAGATGGGCTACGGCGAGGACATGTCGCTTCTCCCCGTCGCGGGCAGCTTCTTCCTCGCCGGCGACCTGTTGAACGGAAAGGTGTACACCCTCCAGATGAAAAAACTCCCCTTCGCCGCGGTCCACGGCGACGCCGACGTCCACGACGACGGCGTCACGCGGTTCGGTCCGACCGCGAAGGTCGTGCCCGCGCTCGAACGCGGCGAGATCTCGACCGTGAGCGACTTCGCCGACGTGTTCGGGCTCAACGTCTCCTCGGTCCTGAGCTACGCCAACATCCTCGCCGACCCCATCCTCTTCCCGTTCGTCGTGCGGAACCTCGCGTACGACATCCCCGCGCTCGGCAAGCGCGCGTTCCTCCCGCACGTCCAGAAGGTCGTGCCGACCGTCGAGGCCGACGACATCCAGCGCGCGAAGGGGTACGGCGGCGTGCGCCCGCAGATCGTCGACACCGAGAATAAGACGCTCGACATGGGCGAAGCGAAGATCGAAGGCGACGGCATCCTGTTCAACATCACGCCCTCTCCGGGCGCGTCGACGGCGCTGAAAAACGCGATGACCGACGTCCAGACCGTGCTTGACTTCTTCGACGGCGAGTACGCGTTCGACGAGGCCGCCTTCCGCGACGCGACGATCGAGAACTTCCCTCGGCTCGACGACGAGTCGGATAATGTTGCTGGTTCCCAGGTCGACGGATCGCCCGCCGACGACGATCCCATCCCGGCTGAAGCCGACGACTGA
- the gatB gene encoding Asp-tRNA(Asn)/Glu-tRNA(Gln) amidotransferase subunit GatB: MSTQAATAERTVVIGLEVHVQLETDTKIFCGCSTEPGDDEEPNTRTCPTCLGLPGALPVLNEGAVEAAVKIGKAIDADIPETTTFHRKNYYYPDLPKNFQLTQYDAPICQAGELEVRADDETRTIGITRAHLEEDPGSIQHAGGSIENATHTLVNYNRAGTPLMEIVTEPDFRSPAETRAFLAKLEEVLEYLGVFDPTRDGSLRVDANVSLVPEEDVADDGSITDDALADANRAEVKNISSHKGAEQALAYEVTRQENVLRRGREIEQETRHWDEARGVTVSMRSKEAEKDYRYFREADLPALEVADWKDRIAIPELPDARRERFREEYGLDREAASKLTSTKAVADFFEDIAGEFDPDLAATWVADNLLGELNYREMQITDVEGRLDEFTRLIELVAAEELTVKNAEEVVLREMLDEDDDPETVIEREGLGKAESDEVESAVEAAIEENPDAVADYHDGDEGAINFLVGQVMQATGGSADPGDVNGLLREDLDG; this comes from the coding sequence ATGAGTACGCAGGCCGCGACGGCGGAGCGAACCGTCGTGATCGGGCTGGAGGTCCACGTCCAGCTCGAGACCGACACGAAGATCTTCTGCGGCTGCTCGACGGAGCCCGGAGACGACGAGGAACCGAACACGCGCACCTGTCCGACCTGTCTGGGGCTGCCGGGCGCGCTGCCGGTCCTCAACGAGGGGGCCGTCGAGGCCGCGGTGAAGATCGGGAAGGCGATCGACGCCGACATTCCCGAGACGACGACGTTCCACCGGAAGAACTACTACTACCCCGATCTGCCGAAGAACTTCCAGCTCACCCAGTACGACGCGCCGATCTGTCAGGCCGGCGAGCTAGAGGTCCGCGCCGACGACGAGACGCGCACCATCGGGATCACCCGCGCGCACCTGGAGGAGGACCCCGGCAGCATCCAGCACGCGGGCGGCTCCATCGAGAACGCAACCCACACGCTCGTCAACTACAACCGCGCGGGCACCCCGCTCATGGAGATCGTCACCGAGCCGGACTTCCGGTCGCCGGCCGAGACGCGAGCCTTCCTCGCCAAGCTGGAGGAAGTACTGGAGTATCTCGGCGTCTTCGACCCCACCCGTGACGGGAGCCTGCGCGTCGACGCCAACGTCTCGCTCGTACCGGAGGAGGACGTCGCCGACGACGGGAGCATCACCGACGACGCCCTCGCCGACGCCAACCGTGCCGAGGTGAAGAACATCTCCAGTCACAAGGGCGCAGAGCAGGCGCTCGCGTACGAGGTCACCCGCCAAGAGAACGTCCTCCGGCGCGGCCGCGAGATCGAACAGGAGACCCGACACTGGGACGAGGCGCGCGGCGTCACCGTCTCGATGCGCTCGAAGGAGGCCGAGAAGGACTACCGCTACTTCCGCGAGGCGGACCTGCCCGCGCTGGAGGTGGCGGACTGGAAGGACCGGATCGCGATCCCGGAGCTTCCCGACGCCCGCCGCGAGCGCTTCCGCGAGGAGTACGGGCTCGACCGCGAGGCCGCCTCGAAGCTCACTTCCACGAAGGCGGTCGCGGACTTCTTCGAGGACATCGCGGGCGAGTTCGACCCCGACCTCGCCGCGACGTGGGTCGCCGACAACCTCCTCGGCGAACTCAACTACCGCGAGATGCAGATTACGGACGTCGAGGGTCGGCTCGACGAGTTCACGCGCCTGATCGAACTGGTCGCGGCGGAGGAGCTGACGGTGAAGAACGCCGAGGAAGTCGTCCTCCGCGAGATGCTCGACGAGGACGACGACCCCGAGACCGTCATCGAGCGCGAGGGGCTCGGCAAGGCCGAAAGCGACGAAGTCGAGAGCGCGGTCGAAGCCGCCATCGAGGAGAACCCCGACGCGGTCGCCGACTACCACGACGGCGACGAGGGCGCGATCAACTTCCTCGTCGGGCAGGTGATGCAGGCGACCGGCGGCAGCGCCGACCCCGGCGACGTGAACGGGCTGCTCCGCGAGGATCTGGACGGGTAA
- a CDS encoding ubiquitin-like small modifier protein 2, producing MNVRVRVVGGETEHIDLPDDATYDDLIRAAGYHPQEASALVDGSPVPGDRVVDADEVKLLRLIKGGSTDRPAESHAATGDDA from the coding sequence ATGAACGTGCGCGTACGGGTCGTCGGCGGGGAGACGGAGCACATCGATCTTCCCGACGACGCCACCTACGACGACCTGATCCGCGCCGCGGGCTACCATCCCCAAGAGGCGTCCGCGCTCGTCGACGGCTCGCCCGTCCCCGGCGACCGCGTCGTCGACGCCGACGAAGTCAAACTCCTGCGGCTGATCAAGGGCGGCTCAACCGACCGACCGGCCGAGTCACACGCCGCGACCGGCGACGACGCGTGA
- the mtnP gene encoding S-methyl-5'-thioadenosine phosphorylase — translation MSTIGFIGGSGIYEALPLSDVREVEYDTPYGEPSDAITIGEFGDTGREVAFLPRHGSDHGVSPTDLPYRANMYALKQAGVTHIFASNAVGSLKDELEPGTLVVPDQIYDRTKHRDLSFYGDGVVVHQPFADPYSPELVEHLTTAAESAVGGDSDADDGDATPVVKGGTYVCIEGPQYSTRAESAFYKSQGWDLVGMTAIPEAKLAREAEIAYATIAGVTDYDVWKEDSEVTLAEVLENAEQNQAAIKAAVEEAVRTLPEDLECEAHTALDGTVNTPTEAIPEETRERVEPLLGEYL, via the coding sequence ATGAGCACAATCGGCTTCATCGGCGGCAGCGGCATATACGAGGCGCTCCCGCTCTCCGACGTGCGCGAGGTCGAGTACGACACGCCCTACGGCGAGCCGAGCGACGCGATCACGATCGGCGAGTTCGGCGACACCGGCCGCGAGGTCGCCTTCCTCCCGCGGCACGGCTCCGACCACGGCGTCTCGCCCACGGACCTGCCGTACCGCGCGAACATGTACGCGTTAAAACAGGCGGGCGTCACCCACATCTTCGCGTCGAACGCGGTGGGCAGCCTGAAAGACGAGCTCGAACCCGGCACGCTCGTCGTCCCCGACCAGATCTACGACCGGACCAAACACCGCGACCTCTCCTTCTACGGCGACGGCGTCGTCGTCCACCAGCCGTTCGCGGACCCCTACAGCCCAGAGTTGGTCGAGCACCTCACTACGGCCGCGGAATCGGCGGTTGGCGGCGACAGCGATGCTGACGACGGCGACGCCACGCCCGTCGTGAAGGGCGGCACCTACGTCTGTATCGAGGGACCGCAGTACTCCACGCGTGCGGAGTCGGCGTTCTACAAGTCGCAGGGCTGGGACCTCGTGGGGATGACCGCGATCCCGGAGGCGAAGCTCGCGCGCGAGGCGGAGATCGCGTACGCGACGATCGCGGGCGTCACCGACTACGATGTCTGGAAGGAGGACAGCGAGGTGACGCTCGCGGAGGTCCTCGAAAATGCCGAGCAGAATCAGGCGGCGATCAAAGCCGCCGTCGAGGAGGCGGTCCGGACGCTCCCTGAGGACCTGGAGTGCGAGGCGCACACCGCCCTCGACGGGACCGTCAACACGCCGACCGAGGCGATTCCCGAGGAGACTCGCGAGCGCGTCGAACCCCTGCTCGGCGAGTATCTGTAA
- a CDS encoding CapA family protein, with the protein MQTRRSLLAAGGTGAAGLVGLAGCSAAPSGSSGTRASEADETGDDTAGGDADDDTRIGFVGDLMLGRSVTDRWVTDENIHTTGVWGSTLSRLEALDGLVANLEGCISDRGERWPEKTYYFRAPPAFAVPALEAAGASFVSLANNHILDYREQGLRDTKTHLSNADIAHAGAGTERESALEPAVFEAGDVRVAAFGLTDQSAAFAATDDDPGTAYATLDPGRPETRALVEDVLDSVESLEPDLVVASLHWGPNWETEPRAVHERFGRFLVDRGVDVVHGHSAHMLQGVEVYDGSPIIYDAGDFVDDYVDYIDRQGVHNKRSALFELTVRDGDLHEIEVVPVHIVDESATLAEGEVATWVRETVAERSRPYGTPVERDDVRLTIPLGGE; encoded by the coding sequence ATGCAGACGCGCAGGAGCCTGCTGGCCGCGGGCGGTACCGGAGCCGCGGGACTTGTCGGACTCGCCGGATGTTCGGCCGCCCCCTCGGGATCGAGCGGGACCCGTGCCAGCGAGGCGGATGAGACCGGAGACGACACCGCCGGCGGCGACGCCGATGACGACACCCGCATCGGGTTCGTCGGCGACCTGATGCTCGGCCGGAGCGTCACCGACCGCTGGGTCACCGACGAAAATATCCACACGACGGGCGTGTGGGGGTCGACGCTCTCGCGGCTGGAGGCGCTCGACGGGCTCGTCGCGAATCTTGAGGGGTGCATCTCCGATCGCGGCGAGCGATGGCCCGAGAAGACGTACTACTTCCGCGCGCCGCCCGCGTTCGCGGTGCCCGCCTTGGAGGCCGCCGGCGCGTCGTTCGTCTCGCTCGCGAACAACCACATTCTCGACTATCGCGAGCAGGGACTGCGGGATACGAAAACACACCTGTCGAACGCGGACATCGCTCACGCCGGCGCAGGGACAGAGCGAGAGTCAGCGCTCGAACCTGCGGTGTTCGAGGCGGGGGACGTGCGGGTCGCGGCGTTCGGCCTCACCGACCAGTCCGCGGCGTTCGCGGCGACGGACGACGATCCCGGGACTGCGTATGCGACGCTCGATCCCGGACGCCCGGAGACGCGCGCGCTCGTCGAGGACGTGCTCGACAGCGTCGAGTCTCTGGAGCCGGATCTGGTCGTCGCCTCGCTGCACTGGGGACCGAACTGGGAGACTGAGCCGCGGGCCGTCCACGAGCGGTTCGGTCGGTTCCTCGTCGACCGCGGCGTCGACGTCGTCCACGGCCACAGCGCCCACATGCTGCAGGGCGTCGAGGTGTACGACGGGTCGCCGATCATCTACGACGCCGGCGACTTCGTCGACGACTACGTCGACTACATCGATCGTCAGGGCGTCCACAACAAACGCAGCGCGCTGTTCGAACTGACCGTTCGCGACGGCGACCTCCACGAGATCGAGGTCGTGCCCGTCCATATCGTCGACGAGTCGGCGACGCTCGCCGAGGGCGAGGTCGCGACGTGGGTCCGCGAAACCGTCGCCGAGCGGTCGCGGCCCTACGGGACACCCGTCGAGCGCGACGACGTTCGGCTGACGATCCCGCTCGGGGGCGAGTGA
- a CDS encoding YeiH family protein: MRRVATAVSVIRPYLPGFALLVAGAVLANGVAGAVDGLQPLVVAVGVGALVGNTVGTPAAVEPGVSVDKLFLETGIVLLGAAVVIEEFVAAGPTVLGLVVLAVAGGLLLAEAIARLLFRLDGATPSLLAAGASICGVSAVVAIGRVLDARGSAITFAAATVLLFDAATLVAFPLAGEWLGLTSRQFGVWAGVSMFSTGPVAAAGFAHSPEAGQWATVTKLARNSLLGGVAIAYSLAYTARSATDPGVRRLWSEFPKFLLGFLLVAAIANSGVLSPAALDSIGRVSDALFTLAFVGLGLSIRLREMREVGGAAVGAVLLHLLVVSALALVAVRWLL, translated from the coding sequence ATGCGGCGCGTGGCGACCGCCGTCAGCGTGATCCGACCCTACCTTCCCGGGTTCGCGCTGCTCGTCGCCGGCGCGGTGCTCGCGAACGGCGTCGCCGGCGCGGTCGACGGCTTACAGCCGCTCGTCGTCGCCGTCGGCGTCGGCGCGCTCGTCGGCAACACGGTCGGCACGCCCGCGGCCGTAGAGCCGGGCGTCAGCGTCGACAAGCTCTTCTTAGAGACCGGGATCGTCCTCCTCGGCGCGGCGGTCGTGATCGAGGAGTTCGTCGCGGCCGGACCGACCGTCCTCGGTCTCGTCGTCCTCGCGGTCGCGGGCGGGCTCCTGCTCGCCGAGGCGATCGCTCGGCTGCTGTTCCGACTCGACGGCGCGACGCCGTCGCTTCTGGCCGCCGGCGCGAGCATCTGTGGCGTCTCCGCCGTCGTCGCGATCGGTCGCGTCCTCGACGCGCGCGGCTCGGCTATCACCTTCGCGGCCGCGACCGTCCTCCTCTTCGACGCCGCCACGCTCGTCGCGTTCCCGCTCGCCGGCGAGTGGCTCGGCCTGACGAGCCGCCAGTTCGGCGTCTGGGCCGGCGTGAGCATGTTCTCGACCGGCCCCGTCGCGGCCGCGGGCTTCGCGCACTCCCCGGAGGCGGGCCAGTGGGCGACGGTGACGAAGCTCGCGCGCAACTCGCTTCTCGGCGGCGTCGCGATCGCGTACTCGCTCGCGTACACGGCCCGGTCGGCGACCGATCCGGGCGTGCGTCGGCTGTGGTCGGAGTTCCCGAAGTTCCTCCTCGGCTTTCTCCTCGTCGCCGCGATCGCCAACAGCGGCGTGCTCTCGCCCGCCGCGCTCGACTCCATCGGCCGCGTCTCGGACGCACTGTTCACGCTGGCGTTCGTCGGCCTCGGCCTCTCGATCCGGCTCCGGGAGATGCGCGAGGTCGGCGGTGCGGCGGTCGGGGCCGTCTTACTCCACCTGCTCGTCGTGAGCGCGCTCGCGCTCGTGGCGGTCCGGTGGTTGCTCTAA
- a CDS encoding HD family hydrolase, giving the protein MDSDDSVADDAGDEVSAPDADSDPALDALCDAYALKDERRTGWQLRGVDDPESVAAHSWGIAYLVMALGDRFRADLPGVDLDRALRLAVVHDVAEAETGDVATRADSTAEPPDSDAKEAAEREAMVVLAGPLPDRVRDVWEEYEVRESPEAVLVKECDLLDVCLQAVIYERDDRYDPAAGDPNAFREYDDLDEFFATTEPRLQTETGRDLFERLRERYRIARDQ; this is encoded by the coding sequence ATGGACTCGGACGACTCCGTCGCAGACGACGCCGGCGACGAGGTGTCTGCTCCGGACGCCGACAGCGACCCCGCACTCGACGCTCTCTGTGACGCCTACGCGCTCAAAGACGAGCGGCGCACGGGGTGGCAGCTCCGCGGCGTCGACGACCCGGAGTCTGTCGCGGCTCACTCGTGGGGCATCGCCTATCTCGTGATGGCGCTCGGCGACCGCTTCCGTGCGGACCTCCCGGGCGTCGACCTCGACCGCGCGCTCCGGCTCGCGGTCGTTCACGACGTCGCCGAGGCGGAGACGGGTGACGTGGCGACCCGTGCAGACTCGACGGCCGAGCCGCCGGACTCGGACGCCAAGGAGGCGGCGGAACGCGAGGCGATGGTCGTCCTCGCCGGACCGCTCCCCGATCGCGTCCGCGACGTGTGGGAAGAGTACGAGGTCCGCGAGTCGCCGGAGGCTGTCCTCGTTAAAGAGTGCGATCTGCTCGACGTCTGTCTACAGGCCGTGATCTACGAGCGCGACGACCGGTACGACCCCGCCGCCGGCGACCCGAACGCGTTCCGCGAGTACGACGACCTCGACGAGTTTTTCGCGACGACCGAGCCCCGTCTCCAGACCGAGACCGGCCGCGACCTGTTCGAGCGGCTCCGGGAGCGGTACCGGATCGCTCGGGACCAATGA
- a CDS encoding phosphoribosyltransferase: protein MSDLPDDFDCTLTNWEYIYGLCRDVSNAVKRADFEPDVVVALARGGWFAGRCICDFLGLDDLTSLKMEHYVGAAEKTDEPQIRYPMPEGSVKGKNVLIIDDIADTGGSIRRAEEYVEDRDAGDVRTATLQLLGTSEFQPDFVGERLEQWTWVVYPWNFVEDMIDLTEGAMERADETVFDRETIRHYLEEYHGIGRIEMEVAQPDRLGEVIEEMVRRDVAEPAGEDSWTLTE from the coding sequence ATGAGCGACCTCCCGGACGACTTCGACTGCACCCTCACCAACTGGGAGTACATCTATGGGCTCTGTCGCGACGTCTCGAACGCGGTGAAGCGCGCGGACTTCGAGCCGGACGTGGTCGTCGCGCTGGCGCGCGGCGGCTGGTTCGCGGGCCGGTGTATCTGCGACTTCCTCGGGCTCGACGACCTGACGAGCCTCAAGATGGAACACTACGTCGGAGCCGCGGAGAAGACCGACGAGCCGCAGATCCGCTACCCGATGCCGGAGGGCTCGGTCAAAGGGAAGAACGTCCTGATCATCGACGACATCGCGGACACGGGCGGGTCGATCCGCCGGGCCGAAGAGTACGTTGAAGACCGCGACGCGGGCGACGTGCGCACCGCCACGCTCCAGCTTCTCGGCACCTCCGAGTTCCAGCCGGACTTCGTCGGCGAGCGGCTCGAACAGTGGACGTGGGTCGTCTACCCGTGGAACTTCGTCGAGGACATGATCGACCTCACCGAGGGGGCGATGGAGCGCGCCGACGAGACCGTCTTCGACCGGGAAACCATCCGGCACTACCTAGAGGAGTACCACGGCATCGGCCGCATCGAGATGGAGGTCGCCCAGCCCGACCGGCTCGGCGAGGTGATCGAGGAGATGGTCCGGCGAGACGTCGCAGAGCCCGCAGGCGAGGATAGCTGGACGCTCACCGAGTAG
- a CDS encoding GNAT family N-acetyltransferase encodes MSGERSPGGRPRDPPDGFAIEPAAPDDRLDVLRVLDAAMLETDAAALDDAVDRGDALVASFDRTDAVVGALVAVRRGPEQLHVDAVAVRRSRRGRGIGSALVATAVRRAERDPDIGVVTAEFDAELEEFYRDLGFEVVSAGDGEESGRLRGSRRVGDGSGG; translated from the coding sequence GTGAGCGGAGAGCGCAGTCCGGGCGGTCGCCCGCGAGATCCCCCAGACGGCTTCGCGATCGAACCCGCCGCCCCTGACGACCGACTGGACGTCCTCCGGGTCCTCGACGCCGCGATGTTAGAGACGGACGCCGCGGCCCTCGACGACGCAGTCGACCGCGGCGACGCGCTGGTGGCGAGCTTCGATCGGACGGACGCGGTCGTCGGCGCGCTGGTCGCGGTGCGACGGGGGCCGGAACAGCTCCACGTCGACGCCGTCGCGGTCCGTCGGTCGCGTCGCGGTCGCGGGATCGGCTCCGCGCTCGTCGCGACCGCGGTTCGGCGGGCCGAGCGAGACCCGGACATCGGGGTCGTCACCGCCGAGTTCGACGCCGAACTGGAGGAGTTCTATCGCGACCTCGGGTTCGAGGTCGTCTCGGCGGGAGACGGGGAGGAGAGCGGTCGACTACGGGGCAGTCGTCGAGTCGGCGATGGCTCCGGCGGCTGA
- a CDS encoding acetamidase/formamidase family protein yields MSQQGVQEELYVDQYTLGLVGPDQEWAGTVADGGTVTTYTPPGCWGPMVTPSFRGGHEVTRPIRVEGASVGDAVAIHIRDVEVTSMATSTGSMAEREGAFKDDPFVDHRCPECGTTWPDSVVEGTGEDAIRCAECGANASSFGFEYGYTVAFDHENAVGITLDKEGAHELALDAERVMDIPENARQHPILLYEPDGMPGTLGRLRPFIGNIGTTPSVTMPDSHNAGDFGQSLIGADHDYGVETEEDLEKRTDGHMDIPEVRAGATLICPVDVDGGGVYVGDLHANQGDGELSLHTTDVSGTVTFDVEVIEGLELDGPILLPNEEDLPFISKPYSDDEVAAGRDLGAEHGVDVESEMAPIQVVGSGATVNDATQNAFDRAGQLLDMSEGEIRARCTFTGGVQIGRLPGVVQLDMLAPLDLLEERGLDGVVREQYGL; encoded by the coding sequence ATGTCACAGCAAGGCGTTCAAGAGGAGCTGTACGTCGACCAGTACACGCTCGGGCTGGTCGGGCCCGATCAGGAATGGGCCGGGACGGTCGCGGACGGGGGCACGGTCACGACGTACACCCCGCCAGGGTGTTGGGGGCCGATGGTCACGCCGTCGTTCCGCGGCGGCCACGAGGTGACGCGGCCGATCCGCGTCGAGGGCGCGTCGGTCGGCGACGCCGTCGCCATCCACATCCGCGACGTGGAGGTGACGAGCATGGCGACGAGCACGGGGTCGATGGCGGAACGCGAGGGCGCGTTCAAAGACGACCCGTTCGTCGACCACCGCTGTCCGGAGTGCGGGACGACGTGGCCCGACTCAGTCGTCGAGGGCACCGGCGAGGACGCGATCCGCTGTGCGGAGTGCGGTGCGAACGCCTCCTCGTTCGGTTTCGAATACGGCTACACCGTCGCGTTCGACCACGAGAACGCCGTCGGGATCACCCTCGACAAGGAGGGAGCCCACGAGCTGGCGCTCGACGCCGAGCGCGTGATGGACATCCCCGAGAACGCCCGCCAGCACCCGATCCTGCTGTACGAGCCCGACGGGATGCCCGGCACGCTCGGTCGCCTCCGGCCGTTCATCGGCAACATCGGCACGACGCCGTCGGTGACGATGCCCGACTCGCACAACGCGGGCGACTTCGGACAGAGCCTGATCGGCGCGGACCACGACTACGGCGTCGAGACCGAGGAAGACTTAGAAAAGCGGACCGACGGCCACATGGACATCCCCGAGGTGCGCGCTGGCGCGACGCTGATCTGTCCGGTCGACGTCGACGGCGGCGGGGTGTACGTCGGCGACCTCCACGCGAACCAGGGCGACGGCGAACTCTCTTTGCACACCACGGACGTGAGCGGGACCGTCACCTTCGACGTCGAGGTGATCGAGGGACTCGAACTCGACGGCCCCATCCTGTTGCCGAACGAGGAGGATCTCCCCTTCATCAGCAAGCCGTACAGCGACGACGAGGTGGCGGCCGGTCGCGACCTCGGGGCGGAACACGGCGTCGACGTGGAGTCGGAGATGGCCCCGATTCAGGTGGTCGGCTCGGGGGCGACCGTCAACGACGCGACGCAGAACGCCTTCGACCGTGCCGGCCAACTGCTGGACATGAGCGAGGGCGAGATCCGAGCGCGGTGTACGTTCACCGGCGGCGTCCAGATCGGTCGGCTGCCGGGCGTCGTCCAACTCGACATGCTCGCGCCGCTCGACCTGCTCGAAGAGCGCGGACTCGACGGCGTCGTCCGCGAGCAGTACGGGCTCTGA
- a CDS encoding cobalt-precorrin-7 (C(5))-methyltransferase produces the protein MTGDDSDGSDDPVPDLPDSPAEAASAAPESSRPDAESDGEPPVHAVGIGPGNTEFLTRRAGRLLREADVVVGFETVVEFVADETDAELITCGYRDEPEALGRFAARVADGARGVAVLMGDPNHSGYQFLGKVEAAVDAPVRVVPGISSVQMAASRARTPLEASVFETLHVRGDLSPALARLREAVGDRHLIVIPRPYDWMPEDVAADLADGGADRTREAIVCERLTHPDEQITRTDLGTLADGAGGDGPDDTAFSDLSVLVVRA, from the coding sequence GTGACCGGCGACGACTCCGACGGCTCCGACGACCCCGTCCCCGACCTCCCCGACTCCCCGGCCGAGGCGGCGAGCGCAGCGCCCGAGTCGTCGCGACCCGACGCGGAGTCCGACGGTGAACCGCCGGTCCACGCCGTCGGGATCGGTCCCGGCAACACTGAGTTCCTGACCCGGCGCGCGGGTCGGCTGCTCCGCGAGGCGGACGTGGTCGTCGGCTTCGAGACCGTGGTCGAGTTCGTCGCCGACGAGACCGACGCGGAGCTCATCACCTGCGGGTACCGCGACGAGCCCGAGGCGCTCGGCCGGTTCGCCGCCCGCGTCGCCGACGGAGCGCGCGGCGTCGCCGTGCTCATGGGCGACCCGAACCACTCCGGCTACCAGTTCCTCGGGAAAGTCGAGGCCGCGGTCGACGCGCCGGTCCGCGTCGTCCCCGGAATCTCCTCGGTGCAGATGGCCGCGAGCCGCGCCCGCACGCCGCTCGAAGCGTCCGTCTTCGAGACGCTCCACGTCAGAGGCGACCTCTCGCCAGCGCTCGCGCGCCTCCGGGAGGCCGTCGGCGACCGTCACCTGATCGTGATCCCGCGGCCGTACGACTGGATGCCCGAGGACGTGGCGGCCGATCTCGCCGACGGCGGAGCCGACCGGACCCGCGAAGCAATCGTCTGCGAGCGGCTGACACACCCCGACGAGCAGATCACGCGGACCGACCTCGGAACGCTCGCCGACGGGGCCGGCGGCGACGGCCCCGACGACACCGCATTCTCCGACCTCTCCGTGCTCGTCGTTCGCGCGTGA